Proteins from a single region of Fusobacterium gonidiaformans ATCC 25563:
- a CDS encoding MATE family efflux transporter, whose translation MKSLTKKIFQFAIPSITSMWIFTLYTIVDGIFIGKYVGPLALGAANLAMPIFNLSFGIGVMIAVGASTLISIAFSQKNFKQGNYYFNLASFFAFLLGTCLSLFCFFALKSIVTFLGANDNLFPYVYEYVRIILFFFPFYLCGYGWEIYIKVDGNAVYPMFCVLSGAGINIALDYIFLAIFHTGVQGAALATGLAQTITSLALLAYIIKYSKNFSFQKVHIYGKNILCILKTGFSEFFTEISSGILILIFNHFLFFYLGERGIISFSAISYLSSLVIMTMIGFAQGIQPILSFSYGKKSKKEILHIFNISILSIIVLGIFFLLFACFFSQNLVKYFLSIETETLVTSVALKKYSISYLFMGLNILFSAFFTALKKAKFSLLITFCRGIFLPIIALFSTPFLLGKENLWFAATISEGMTFLISFYLYQNYKKELLHD comes from the coding sequence ATGAAGTCATTAACCAAAAAAATATTTCAGTTTGCTATCCCTTCTATTACTTCCATGTGGATCTTTACTTTATACACTATTGTTGATGGGATTTTTATCGGAAAATATGTGGGCCCTTTGGCATTAGGAGCCGCTAATTTAGCCATGCCTATCTTTAACCTTTCCTTTGGAATTGGAGTTATGATAGCAGTAGGAGCTTCTACATTGATTTCCATTGCCTTCTCTCAAAAAAATTTTAAACAAGGAAATTATTACTTCAATTTAGCTAGCTTCTTTGCTTTTTTATTAGGAACCTGTTTAAGTCTTTTTTGTTTTTTTGCTTTAAAATCTATTGTTACTTTTTTAGGAGCAAATGACAATTTGTTCCCTTATGTCTATGAGTATGTCCGTATCATTTTATTTTTCTTTCCTTTCTACCTATGTGGTTATGGTTGGGAAATTTATATTAAAGTCGACGGAAATGCAGTTTATCCTATGTTTTGTGTTCTATCGGGAGCAGGAATCAATATTGCTTTAGATTATATTTTTCTTGCTATTTTTCACACAGGTGTGCAAGGGGCAGCTCTTGCAACAGGTTTAGCTCAAACAATAACTAGTTTAGCTCTCTTAGCTTATATCATAAAATATTCTAAAAATTTCTCCTTTCAAAAAGTTCATATTTACGGAAAGAATATTTTATGTATTTTAAAGACAGGTTTTTCTGAATTTTTTACAGAAATTTCTTCCGGAATTTTAATTTTAATTTTTAATCATTTTCTATTTTTCTATTTAGGAGAAAGAGGTATCATTTCTTTCAGTGCTATTTCTTATCTTTCTTCTTTAGTAATTATGACCATGATTGGATTTGCTCAAGGAATTCAACCTATTTTAAGTTTTTCTTATGGAAAAAAATCTAAAAAAGAAATTCTGCATATTTTTAATATTTCCATTTTATCTATTATAGTATTAGGAATTTTCTTTTTACTTTTCGCTTGTTTCTTTTCTCAAAATTTAGTAAAATATTTTCTATCGATAGAAACAGAAACTTTAGTGACTTCAGTTGCTTTAAAAAAATATAGTATTTCGTATCTATTTATGGGATTAAATATCTTATTTTCTGCTTTTTTTACTGCTTTAAAAAAAGCGAAATTCTCTTTATTGATCACATTTTGTCGAGGGATTTTTCTTCCTATAATAGCCTTATTCTCTACTCCTTTTCTTTTGGGGAAAGAGAATCTCTGGTTTGCTGCTACGATTTCTGAAGGCATGACCTTTCTGATTAGTTTCTACTTGTATCAAAATTATAAAAAGGAGTTACTTCATGATTAA
- a CDS encoding cold shock domain-containing protein, translated as MKGTVKWFNKEKGFGFITGEDGKDVFAHFSQIQKEGFKELFEGQEVTFDITEGQKGPQASNIVIVK; from the coding sequence ATGAAAGGTACTGTTAAATGGTTTAACAAAGAAAAAGGATTTGGATTTATTACTGGGGAAGATGGAAAAGACGTTTTTGCACACTTCTCTCAAATCCAAAAAGAAGGATTTAAAGAATTATTCGAAGGGCAAGAAGTTACTTTTGATATTACAGAAGGACAAAAAGGACCTCAAGCATCTAACATCGTTATCGTAAAATAA
- the nox gene encoding H2O-forming NADH oxidase yields MEKIVVVGANHAGTAAINTILDNYKDKELVVFDRNSNISFLGCGMALWIGGQISSGDGLFYSSKEILEGKGAKIHMETEVYNIDFENKFVYAKGVQDGKEYRESYDKLILSTGSLPIQLPVPGTELENVQFVKLYQNAKEVIEKLNTNKEIKHVTVVGAGYIGVELAEAFKRWGKEVCLVDFCEDCLSTYYDKNFRDMMDQNLANHGIELRYGQLLKEIKGNGKVESVVTDKEEFKTDMVVLCVGFRPNTALAKDQLETFRNGAYKVDKTQKTSKDGVYAIGDCATVYDNTIDDINYIALATNAVRSGIVAAHNVSGTPLEGIGVQGSNGISIYGLNMVSTGLTFEKAQRLGIKVGETTYTDLQRPEFIETKNEPVTIRIVYNLDTRVILGAQIASREDISMAIHMFSLAIQEKVTIDKLKLLDIFFLPHFNKPYNYITMAALSAK; encoded by the coding sequence TTGGAAAAAATTGTAGTAGTAGGGGCAAATCATGCAGGGACTGCAGCGATTAACACGATTTTGGATAACTATAAGGATAAAGAACTGGTTGTATTTGATAGGAATTCAAATATTAGTTTTTTAGGTTGTGGAATGGCCTTATGGATTGGAGGACAAATTTCTTCTGGAGATGGTTTATTTTATTCTTCAAAAGAAATTTTAGAAGGAAAAGGAGCAAAAATCCATATGGAAACAGAAGTATACAATATTGATTTTGAGAATAAGTTTGTATATGCAAAAGGAGTTCAAGACGGGAAAGAATATAGAGAAAGTTATGATAAACTAATTTTATCGACAGGTTCTTTGCCAATTCAGCTACCTGTTCCTGGAACAGAATTAGAAAATGTTCAATTTGTAAAATTGTATCAAAATGCAAAAGAGGTTATCGAAAAATTAAATACAAATAAAGAAATTAAGCATGTTACTGTTGTTGGAGCAGGATATATCGGAGTAGAATTAGCAGAAGCTTTTAAGAGATGGGGAAAAGAAGTATGCTTGGTAGATTTTTGTGAAGATTGTCTATCCACTTACTATGATAAAAACTTCCGAGATATGATGGATCAAAATTTAGCAAATCATGGAATTGAACTTCGATATGGACAATTATTAAAAGAAATCAAGGGAAATGGAAAAGTAGAATCTGTGGTTACGGATAAGGAAGAGTTTAAAACAGATATGGTAGTTTTATGTGTAGGATTTAGACCAAATACTGCACTTGCAAAAGACCAACTAGAAACTTTCCGAAACGGAGCTTATAAAGTAGATAAAACACAAAAAACAAGTAAAGATGGAGTGTATGCGATTGGAGATTGTGCAACGGTATACGATAACACAATCGATGATATTAACTACATTGCTTTAGCAACAAATGCAGTTCGTTCAGGGATTGTAGCTGCACATAATGTATCGGGAACTCCTTTAGAAGGAATTGGAGTTCAAGGATCCAATGGGATTTCTATTTATGGATTGAATATGGTTTCTACCGGATTGACTTTTGAAAAAGCACAACGATTAGGAATTAAAGTAGGAGAAACTACATATACTGATTTACAAAGACCGGAATTTATTGAAACGAAAAATGAACCGGTAACGATTAGAATTGTATACAATTTAGATACTCGTGTGATTCTAGGAGCACAGATTGCATCTAGAGAAGATATTTCTATGGCTATTCATATGTTCTCCTTAGCAATTCAAGAAAAAGTAACCATTGATAAATTAAAATTATTGGATATTTTCTTTTTACCACATTTCAATAAACCATATAATTATATTACTATGGCAGCATTATCTGCAAAATAA
- a CDS encoding flavin reductase family protein: MKKNFKPSVMLNPVPVVLITSRNKQGEENVFTVAWTGTVCTKPPMLSISIRPERLSYEYIKETLEFTVNLPTKSLVKAVDYCGVRSGRKENKIKNMGFHLKRGEKVSTSYIEECPIALECKVTQIIPLGTHHLFLAEVVSCFVEDSLIDKENKIHFEEANLITYSHGEYYPSVKKSIGNFGFSVRKKKIKNTCILNKKGIK; encoded by the coding sequence ATGAAGAAAAATTTTAAACCTAGTGTTATGCTAAATCCGGTTCCGGTTGTTTTAATTACCTCTAGAAATAAACAAGGAGAGGAGAATGTATTTACTGTGGCTTGGACAGGTACTGTATGTACAAAACCTCCGATGTTATCCATTTCTATTCGACCGGAAAGATTGTCCTATGAATATATTAAAGAAACCTTGGAATTTACGGTAAATTTACCTACAAAATCTTTGGTAAAAGCAGTGGATTATTGTGGAGTTAGGAGTGGAAGAAAAGAGAATAAAATAAAAAATATGGGTTTCCATTTAAAAAGAGGAGAGAAAGTGTCTACTTCTTATATAGAAGAATGTCCGATAGCATTAGAATGTAAAGTTACACAAATCATACCTTTGGGAACTCATCATCTTTTTTTAGCTGAAGTTGTTTCTTGCTTTGTAGAGGATAGTCTCATTGATAAAGAAAATAAAATTCATTTTGAAGAAGCAAATTTAATAACATATTCTCATGGAGAATATTATCCTAGTGTAAAAAAATCAATTGGAAACTTCGGATTTTCGGTGAGGAAGAAAAAAATAAAAAATACTTGCATTCTGAACAAAAAAGGAATAAAATAG
- a CDS encoding HMA2 domain-containing protein — translation MLPSFYGVIEVKHYHQGRLRIQTNSLIQNPELETELLQNIKQIEGIESVKINDKIGSVLILFQETKIEASFLYLIILKMLHLEEEAFRKKPGKLKLLCRNVLEAVDFSIYNKSKGLLDGKLIVSSIFVYYGIKKLRLTPQLPSGATLLWWAYNLMIKGKE, via the coding sequence ATGTTACCAAGTTTTTATGGAGTAATTGAAGTAAAACATTATCATCAGGGGAGATTAAGAATTCAGACGAATTCTTTGATTCAAAATCCGGAATTGGAAACGGAATTGTTACAAAATATAAAACAAATAGAAGGAATAGAAAGTGTAAAAATCAATGATAAAATTGGTTCTGTACTTATTTTATTTCAAGAAACAAAGATAGAAGCTTCCTTTTTATATTTGATTATTTTAAAGATGTTGCATTTAGAGGAAGAAGCTTTTCGAAAAAAACCGGGGAAGTTAAAATTGTTATGTAGAAATGTATTGGAAGCAGTTGATTTTTCTATTTATAATAAAAGTAAAGGACTTTTAGACGGTAAATTGATTGTATCCAGTATTTTTGTTTATTATGGAATTAAAAAATTGAGACTAACACCTCAATTACCATCAGGAGCCACTTTACTTTGGTGGGCTTATAATCTTATGATAAAAGGGAAGGAGTAG
- a CDS encoding HMA2 domain-containing protein, whose translation MLKNLLKTTYFMFHQLKIVHSIPGRLRLTVPGLSAIPEEMRKHEHYTTELILSKEGIQSIEYSYLTNKVLIHYDPSLITDKEIVSWLNAVWKIIVDHSDLYEKMTLGEIEKNLDKFYELLKKELRRGDL comes from the coding sequence ATGTTAAAAAATTTATTAAAAACAACCTATTTTATGTTTCATCAATTGAAAATTGTTCATAGTATTCCTGGTAGATTAAGATTAACTGTTCCAGGACTTTCTGCAATTCCAGAGGAAATGAGGAAACATGAGCATTATACCACAGAGTTGATTTTATCTAAGGAAGGAATTCAATCTATTGAATATTCTTATCTTACAAATAAGGTGCTAATCCATTACGATCCTTCTTTGATTACAGACAAAGAAATTGTCTCTTGGTTAAATGCTGTTTGGAAAATTATTGTGGACCACTCAGATTTATACGAGAAGATGACTTTAGGAGAAATAGAAAAAAATCTGGATAAATTTTATGAGTTATTAAAGAAGGAATTGAGGAGAGGAGATCTTTAA
- a CDS encoding heavy metal translocating P-type ATPase, whose protein sequence is MSNKNYLLSCEIKHRIRGRIRIKSRALKYLGTLKEEVESQLMQVRYIENAKISEMTGSIVIYFEDITLTDQNLISLLQNTLNAYLVEIYKNEKTVTGSKYVIERKLQEESPKEIIQKIVASSTLLAYNIFRPSVSTAVGMARFLNYNTLATLSLAMPVLKNGILSLIKNRRPNADTLSSSAILSSIALGKEKTALTIMILEEFAELLTVYTMKKTRGAIKDMLSVGENFVWKEMEDGSVKRIPIEEVEKGDLILVQTGEKISVDGLIRKGEALIDQSSITGEYMPVTKKQGEEVFAGTILKNGSITVEAQKVGDDRAVSRIIKLVEDANFNKADIQSYADTFSAQLIPLNFLLAGIVYLGTRNVQKALSMLVIDYSCGIRLSTATAFSAAINTAAKNGILIKGSNYIEELSKSDTVIFDKTGTITEGKPKVQTLQVFGKRMKEDKMLSLAAAAEETSSHPLAVAILNEMKDRGLNIPKHQDTLIVVAKGMETKVGKDMIRVGSRKYMEENNISLEESQEVVRGILHRGEIIIYVARNEELIGVIGVSDPPRENIKKAINRLRNQGIDDIVLLTGDLRQQAETIASRMSMDRYESELLPEDKAKNILKFQSGGSKVIMIGDGINDAPALSYANVGVALGSTRTDVAMEAADITITSDDPLLVPGVVGLAQKTVKTIKENFAMAIGMNSFALVLGATGILPAIYGSVLHNATTILVVGNSLKLLKYDVNK, encoded by the coding sequence ATGTCAAATAAAAATTATTTGTTGAGTTGCGAAATAAAACATAGAATTCGAGGACGGATACGAATTAAATCAAGAGCTTTGAAATACCTTGGAACTTTGAAAGAAGAAGTAGAAAGTCAACTGATGCAGGTTCGTTATATTGAAAATGCTAAAATATCAGAAATGACAGGAAGCATAGTCATTTATTTTGAAGACATCACTTTAACCGATCAGAATTTAATTTCTTTGTTACAGAATACTTTGAATGCTTATTTAGTAGAAATCTACAAAAACGAAAAAACTGTGACAGGAAGTAAATATGTCATTGAAAGAAAATTACAAGAAGAGTCTCCAAAGGAAATTATCCAAAAGATTGTAGCATCTTCTACTTTATTAGCTTATAATATTTTTCGACCATCCGTTTCCACAGCAGTGGGGATGGCTAGATTTTTAAATTATAATACTCTTGCTACTTTATCTTTAGCCATGCCGGTATTGAAAAATGGAATTTTATCTTTGATAAAAAATAGGAGACCCAATGCAGATACATTAAGTTCTAGTGCTATTTTAAGCAGTATTGCTTTGGGCAAAGAAAAAACGGCTTTGACAATTATGATTTTAGAAGAATTTGCAGAGCTTTTAACCGTGTATACTATGAAAAAAACACGGGGAGCAATCAAAGATATGCTAAGTGTTGGAGAAAATTTTGTCTGGAAGGAAATGGAAGATGGTTCTGTCAAAAGAATCCCTATTGAAGAGGTAGAAAAAGGAGATTTGATTCTTGTTCAAACCGGTGAAAAAATCAGTGTAGATGGCTTGATACGAAAGGGGGAAGCTCTCATTGATCAATCCTCGATTACTGGAGAATATATGCCTGTTACAAAAAAACAAGGAGAAGAAGTTTTTGCCGGAACAATTTTAAAAAATGGTAGTATCACTGTAGAAGCTCAAAAAGTTGGAGATGATAGAGCTGTTTCCAGAATTATAAAATTAGTAGAGGATGCTAATTTTAATAAGGCAGATATTCAATCTTATGCAGATACTTTTTCTGCTCAATTGATTCCTTTGAATTTTTTATTAGCAGGAATTGTTTATTTGGGGACTAGAAATGTGCAGAAAGCATTGAGTATGCTAGTAATTGATTATTCTTGCGGGATTCGTTTATCAACAGCAACTGCTTTTTCTGCCGCGATCAATACGGCAGCTAAGAATGGAATTTTAATCAAAGGAAGTAACTATATTGAAGAATTATCGAAATCAGACACTGTAATTTTTGATAAGACAGGAACGATTACGGAAGGGAAACCGAAAGTACAAACTCTCCAAGTGTTTGGAAAAAGAATGAAGGAAGATAAAATGTTATCTTTAGCAGCAGCGGCGGAAGAAACTTCTTCTCACCCTTTGGCAGTCGCTATTTTAAATGAGATGAAGGATAGAGGCTTGAATATTCCAAAACATCAGGATACCTTGATTGTGGTAGCGAAAGGAATGGAAACCAAAGTTGGAAAAGATATGATTCGAGTGGGAAGCCGAAAGTATATGGAAGAAAATAATATTTCTTTAGAAGAGTCCCAAGAAGTGGTAAGAGGAATTTTACATCGAGGAGAAATTATTATTTATGTTGCTAGAAATGAAGAACTCATAGGAGTGATAGGAGTTTCTGACCCTCCAAGAGAAAATATTAAAAAGGCAATCAATCGTTTAAGAAATCAAGGGATTGATGATATTGTTTTATTGACAGGAGATTTACGACAACAAGCGGAAACAATTGCTTCTAGAATGTCAATGGATCGATATGAATCTGAATTATTACCGGAAGATAAGGCAAAGAATATTTTGAAATTCCAATCAGGCGGATCTAAAGTAATTATGATAGGAGATGGAATTAACGATGCTCCAGCATTATCTTATGCAAATGTTGGAGTGGCTTTGGGAAGTACTCGAACAGATGTTGCCATGGAAGCTGCAGATATTACAATTACTTCGGACGATCCTTTATTAGTTCCCGGGGTTGTAGGTCTTGCTCAAAAAACAGTAAAAACGATCAAAGAAAACTTTGCTATGGCGATTGGAATGAATAGTTTTGCTTTAGTATTAGGAGCGACAGGAATTTTACCGGCAATTTATGGTTCTGTGTTGCATAATGCGACTACCATTTTGGTGGTTGGAAATTCTTTGAAATTACTAAAATATGATGTCAATAAATAG
- a CDS encoding septum site-determining protein MinC, producing MKNYVILKGKKDRLEIQLNGEVDFITLRNSMIEKMKEAKNFIGEGKMAIEFTGRDLSELEENVLIDLIRLHSNLNIVYVFSGEKIKEVNRFSLFHSISEEGPTKFFRGTLRSGSKLEYDGNLVILGDVNPGSLIKASGNVLVLGHLNGTVYAGIEDSNNSFVAAMFLNPVKLIIGNKVSKVLQKEILDTNRVKKGSFQIAQVKQGEIVIEEWR from the coding sequence ATGAAAAATTATGTTATTTTAAAAGGAAAGAAAGATAGGCTAGAGATTCAATTAAACGGAGAAGTTGATTTCATCACACTAAGAAATAGCATGATTGAAAAAATGAAAGAGGCAAAAAACTTTATTGGTGAAGGAAAAATGGCAATAGAATTCACTGGTAGAGACTTAAGTGAATTAGAGGAAAATGTTTTGATTGATTTAATTCGTCTGCATAGCAATTTAAATATTGTTTATGTTTTTTCGGGAGAGAAAATAAAAGAAGTAAATCGATTTTCTCTGTTTCATAGTATCTCTGAAGAGGGGCCTACTAAGTTTTTTCGAGGGACTTTACGTTCCGGAAGCAAACTTGAATATGATGGAAACTTAGTAATTTTAGGAGATGTGAATCCGGGTTCTTTGATTAAGGCCTCTGGAAATGTTTTGGTATTAGGACATTTAAACGGAACTGTTTATGCAGGAATAGAAGATTCCAACAATAGTTTTGTAGCGGCTATGTTTTTAAATCCGGTGAAATTGATTATTGGGAATAAAGTTTCTAAGGTATTACAAAAAGAAATTTTAGATACAAATAGAGTAAAAAAAGGTTCGTTTCAAATAGCACAGGTCAAACAGGGAGAAATTGTAATCGAGGAGTGGAGATAA
- the minD gene encoding septum site-determining protein MinD, giving the protein MSQVIVVTSGKGGVGKTTTTANIGAGLAEKGHKVLLIDTDIGLRNLDVVMGLENRIVYDLVDVIEGKCRIPQALIKDKRCSNLSLLPAAQIRDKNDINEEQMKTLIEVLRKDFDYIIIDCPAGIEQGFKNAIAAADRAIVVTTPEISATRDADRIIGLLEANGIKDPKLIVNRIRMDMVKENNMLSVEDMLDILAIGLIGVVPDDESIVISTNKGEPLVYKGETLAAKAYRNIVERIEGKEVDFLNLDVKMGFFDRLKFIFRG; this is encoded by the coding sequence ATGAGTCAAGTAATTGTAGTTACCTCTGGAAAAGGTGGGGTTGGAAAGACGACTACCACGGCAAATATTGGAGCTGGTTTAGCAGAAAAAGGACACAAGGTATTATTGATTGATACCGATATTGGATTGAGAAATTTAGATGTCGTTATGGGATTGGAAAATAGAATTGTTTATGATTTAGTTGATGTGATTGAAGGGAAGTGTAGAATACCTCAAGCTTTAATTAAAGATAAGCGTTGTTCAAATTTATCCTTATTACCCGCTGCACAAATTCGAGATAAGAATGATATCAATGAAGAGCAAATGAAAACATTGATAGAAGTTTTACGAAAAGATTTTGACTATATTATTATAGACTGTCCTGCTGGTATCGAACAAGGGTTTAAAAATGCCATTGCAGCAGCAGATCGTGCAATTGTAGTAACAACTCCTGAAATTTCAGCTACGAGAGATGCTGACCGAATTATTGGTTTGTTAGAGGCAAATGGAATTAAAGATCCAAAACTGATAGTAAATCGTATTCGTATGGATATGGTAAAAGAAAATAATATGTTAAGTGTTGAAGATATGTTAGATATTTTAGCAATTGGTTTAATTGGGGTTGTACCTGACGACGAAAGTATTGTAATTTCTACAAATAAAGGAGAACCTTTAGTGTATAAAGGAGAAACGTTGGCTGCAAAAGCGTACCGAAATATTGTAGAGAGAATAGAAGGGAAAGAAGTAGATTTTTTAAATCTAGATGTTAAAATGGGCTTTTTTGATCGTTTGAAATTTATTTTTAGAGGGTGA
- the minE gene encoding cell division topological specificity factor MinE — translation MGLFDFFKKNNSKDEAKSRLKLVLMQDRAMLPSGVMERIKDDIIQVLSKYVEIDQEQLNIEMSNCDDDPRQIALLANIPIRQKNK, via the coding sequence ATGGGATTGTTTGATTTTTTTAAAAAGAATAACTCTAAAGATGAAGCGAAAAGTCGATTGAAGTTAGTTTTAATGCAAGATAGAGCGATGTTACCGTCTGGGGTTATGGAACGAATTAAAGATGATATTATTCAAGTATTATCAAAATATGTAGAAATTGATCAAGAGCAATTAAATATTGAAATGTCAAATTGTGATGATGATCCAAGACAAATTGCTTTGTTGGCAAATATTCCAATTCGACAAAAAAATAAATAA